A genomic window from Parasteatoda tepidariorum isolate YZ-2023 chromosome 10, CAS_Ptep_4.0, whole genome shotgun sequence includes:
- the LOC107437053 gene encoding zinc finger protein 84-like, whose translation MSNNLLLLDVHADEKPFSCEVCNKRFWQKQDLDAHRHVHTSEKPYSCSICNKNFSSKSNLTWHSRVHTGEKPYSCSICNKSFSRKGNLITHSLTHTGEKPYPCSICNRRFLQKIHLNNHSLTHTGEKPYSCSICNKKFLKKIHLNKHSLSDTAEKPYSCCLCNKNFSRKDYLITHSRTHTDEKPYSCSICHKNFSRKSNLTSHSRVHTDEKPYSCSICNKSFSSKANLITHSLNHTGEKPYPCSICNRRFLQKIHLNNHSLAHTGEKPYSCCVCNKNFSRKDCLITHSRTHTGEKPYSCSICNRRFLQKIHLNNHSLTHTGEKPYSCSICNKKFLQKIHLNKHSLSDTAEKPYSCCICKKNFSRKDNLITHSRSHTGEKPYSCRVCNKNFSRKDYLITHSRTHTDEKPYSCTICNKNFSRKGNLITHNRSHTGEKPYSCSICHKSFPYSFDLTRHSRIHTGEKPYSCFICNKSFLYRHDLTKHIRAHTGEQPYSCSICNKNFSYKCDLTKHNCTHIGEKP comes from the coding sequence ATGAGCAACAATTTACTTCTACTTGATGTTCATGCTGatgaaaaacctttttcttgtGAAGTATGTAATAAGAGGTTTTGGCAGAAGCAAGATTTAGATGCTCACAGACATGTTCATACtagtgagaaaccttattcttgtagtatatgtaataagaatttttcaagtAAGAGTAATCTGACTTGGCACAgccgtgttcatactggtgagaaaccttattcttgtagtatatgtaataagagtttttcaaggAAGGGTAATCTAATTACACACAGTCTCactcatactggtgagaaaccttatccatgtagtatatgtaatagaAGATTTTTGCAAAAGATACATCTAAATAATCACAGTCTCactcatactggtgagaaaccttattcttgtagtatatgtaataagaaatttttaaagaagatacATCTAAATAAGCACAGTCTCTCTGATACTGccgagaaaccttattcttgttgtttatgtaataagaatttttccaGGAAGGATTATCTAATTACACACAGTCGCACTCATACAgatgagaaaccttattcttgtagtatatgtcataagaatttttcaagaaagagTAATCTGACTTCGCACAGCCGTGTTCATACTgatgagaaaccttattcttgtagtatatgtaataagagtttttcaagtAAGGCTAATCTAATTACACACAGTCTCaatcatactggtgagaaaccttatccatgtagtatatgtaatagaAGATTTTTGCAAAAGATACATCTAAATAATCACAGTCTCgctcatactggtgagaaaccttattcttgttgtgtatgtaataagaatttttccaGGAAGGATTGTCTAATTACACACAGTCGCactcatactggtgagaaaccttattcatgTAGTATATGTAACAGAAGATTTTTGCAAAAGATACATCTAAATAATCACAGTCTCactcatactggtgagaaaccttattcttgtagtatatgtaataagaaatttttgcaGAAGATACATCTAAATAAGCACAGTCTCTCTGATACTGccgagaaaccttattcttgttgtatatgtaaaaagaatttttcaaggaAGGATAATCTAATTACACACAGTCGCtctcatactggtgagaaaccttattcttgtcgtgtatgtaataagaatttttccaggaaggattatttaattacacaCAGTCGCACTCATACAgatgagaagccttattcttgtactatatgtaataagaatttttcaaggAAGGGTAATCTAATTACACACAATCGCtctcatactggtgagaaaccttattcttgtagtatatgtcaTAAGAGTTTTCCATATAGTTTTGATCTAACTAGACACAGTCGcattcatactggtgagaaaccttattcttgttttatatgtaataagagtttctTGTATAGGCATGATCTAACTAAACACATTCGCGCACATACTGGTGAGCAaccatattcttgtagtatatgtaataagaatttttcatataaGTGTGATCTGACTAAACACAATTGCACTCATATTGGTGAAAAACCTTGA